CCTGCAGGAAACCTTGAATGTCAGGTTCGGTAGATGGCTCTTCGGACTTGAACATGAAGAGTTTTTTGGTTCGGACGAGATAGTTCAGCGGGGCGAATTCGGTATGGTATTCAAATGCCTGGCGACTCATGGCGACATCCTTCATGTGTGGAGCTGCCAGGTTTTCAGTATTGAGGATGTGCAATCAACCGGAAATACTCTGCGACTGAATCGGTGATTTTCGTTGCTTGGCGAAGCTGACGTTTAAGCCTGGTCGGTGTAGCATCTTAGTGAATCTCATTACTACGAGCGTCTTATGACGGCCTATCAAAAAGATTTTCGACGTTTTCAGTTTCCAGGATTTGATCACATAGGTACTTGTTTTTTAAGGGTGCGAGTGAATTCAGATGGAACGTCTATATTTCTATGTTCCCAGCTCAAAAATTACACCGGCACATCCGTGACTAATGTTGTTGAAGAAATTTTCGTAAAAGCCGTGAGTGAGTTGCAGAAATCTGGCCTATTCAAAATAAAGCGTCCACATTGGTACAGTCTCAAGCGCGAGTTGAGCTTTTCAGAAATTGTAGCCCGCAGCTCATGGGTGGAGCATTACCCCAAGGGCGTGGGCATTTCATCCGACAAAGATACATATGCGTTGGTGAGTTTTGATCGCGATCTTAAACCCGCTTGGGACTACGTCTCATTAGAGCGTGCGATAAAAATATGCGGCGTTGAAAAAGATTTCTTCCACATCTCGCAAGAAGATCTCGATTATGAGCAGAAATTGGAGTCTCCCTACTAGCCGTCTATGAGCCGCCTAACAGAGGTATCAAAGACGCTCTGCTGGGTGCAAATTCCCTTTAGCGTACTTGCCCTGCTAGAGATGTTCTTGCATCCACATAGCGCTGCATGATGGATAACACCATCGAATTTAATGCCAGTATCTTCATTGCCCGCGTCACGGCCACATACAGCAAATTCAGCTCATCGTCTTTACGACCCTGATCGATATCGGGGGACAGAGGGTCAGCGCTAAAGTCGTCATACAGGCTGACAAAGTCCCACTCTAACCCCTTGGCTTTATGCCCTGTCGTCAGTGTGATCGTGGCATCCAACTCGTTGTCTACTGACCGAGAGCGTAGTGTCTGGATGCGCTGAGGCAGATCGGGATAGGCAGCGATGATCTTGATCGATCGCAGCATCTCCGAGTCTTGGCTCACCTCGGCAATTTCAACGTATTGCGAGAAGTCCCGGTAATCGCGCAGTAACTTACGGTTTTGCACGGATTGGTTTTGGTTGCGGCTGAACAGATACAAGTCTTCCAGGTCGCGCAATGAATAACTGTCGATGCCACCTACCCAATAGATCTTAGGCTTGCTCGCTACCAAACTAAGCGCGTTCTCTATGACGCCGGTAACCGTGCGATGGATGTATGTGCGATGCGGTAGGTCTTCAGGAAGCGCACGTTTAACCTGGGTTTTGGGGCCTAACCCTTGCAGCTTTCGAGTTTCACCCTTGTAAAAAAGGATGATGTTGGCCACATGCGCGACTGCTGGACCGAAGCGAAAGCTCTGGGTCAGGTAGTGGCGCTCTGCATCGGCCATCCAATCGCTGTTGAGAGCGTCTTCGGCACCACGGAAACGGTAAATCTGCTGGTGAGGGTCGCCGACGGTGACTTTGCAGATGCGCTGTATCCTTACCAAGTCGGCAATGACCGGGTTCACGTCTTGACCTTCATCGAGCAGAATCGCCTTAAATCGCTGGCTCAGGTCAGGTTTACTCAACTGATACAGCTTTAAATATCCATCGTGGGTGATCAACATTCCCGTGTCCTGCAGGTCGATCATCCGGTTCCAGATAATTCTGGCGACACCCAGTGCACTGTCCAGAAATCGTTCCTGCGCGCTGGTGAGCATTCGTTGACCCTGAAACCTGGGAAAGTGTCCGCGGCCGAGCTCGTTATCGGCGCTGGCCATGAAGTTGTTCAGCGTACTCAGTACATCTCGTACCAGCTCCCAGTCCTGGGTATTGATGGCCCTGGCGATATCGGTGAGGCGTAAGTTATTGGTCTGTTTGGCGGCGTATTGGCTGCCATAGACCGCATAAGCCAAGCCATGCGCCGTCTTGCAGACCACATTGCGAGGAAAGCGTCCCTTGGCAGCGAGCTCGACGGGTTTGTTGTAGCAGAGATAAAGCATTTTCACCGAGGCGTGGTGGGTGGCATAACCAACCAGTGTTGTGGTTTTGCCTGTGCCGGCGAAGGCTTGGACCAGTAGCTTCTCTGCTGTTGAATCGACGATGGGCAGCTGTTCTTGTGTCCACTGCATGGGCAGCTCCTAGAGGTATTTTTTGAAGCTGGAGACAGTGATGTAAACCGATACGCCCAATAACAACGCGCACGGCAGCAAAATAAGCAGGGGGCTGACGCTGATCGGGATAGCCAGGTAAATCGTCCATGGCACGATGGCCAGCGGAATAATGGTTCCGCGTGCTTTGTGATACAGGTAGCTCGACTCACGGCCGGAGCCGAACTTGCGTAGATCACGTCGCACCAGGCCATCCACCAGGCCCGTAAACGCCGCCAGTGCAAACAGTGGGATTGTCAGTGTCAGGATGACCATTCGTACGCAAAAGGTGAGCACGGTATAAAGCATGGCCAAGCCGTAATCCTGGAACTTGATCATGACCCGACCGAGTTCGTAGCGCAGGTCGAACATGCCGGCGTGCTGCGGCGACGTGGAGCGAGCGTATTGGGTCAATGAGTTAATGCTGTCTTGCAGGCCGCTTTTTACCATCAGCCAATCATAGGTAGTTTTTGCCAGCCAGGTTGCGGTGCGCCCCGGTTCTTTGATGACAACGCTATGTAACAAGTCCTGGGACAGCCAGCCTAGTTCATGCTCAAACATCTGCTGGGCGTGCTTCCATCCAGCATCAGGCCAAAACACGTACATGCACAGCCACTCAACGAGAATGGCGCCCAGCAGTGAGCCGAACATCACCCCCAGAAAGTGGAAGGGGGCTGAAATCACCATGCCCAAAAATGATTTTTGCCCTTCCTGCTGTTGCTGGGCTTTTTCCGCCATATCGGCCATCGCTTTGCTCCTTTACGCTAAGCGACTTTGTCGTCGTTGGCCATCAGGCGGAAATCGTCGACCAGGTCTTCGGGCAGCGATTCGCTTAGTGACTGATATCCCGGCGCTTGCCACCATTCGCTGTTGGTTCCTGATCCTTTACGCATTCCTTCAACCAGGGCCTGCAGATCCTTGGGCATCACCTCGTCGGGATCACTTGCCGGCAACGGCATACGGATTTTCCAGAGGTTGCCGCCTTCGATCAGGGCAAAGCATTGCCCCTTGGGCAGAGCAACCACATGCGCCGGCTCGATCATTGGCACGCTGACGCTTTGGATCTGGTCGTGGGTGTTGGAGGTAAAGGCCGTCTTGCCGTTGATTGCGTCATTGGCGCTGCTGGCCGGTGTGCTGGTAAACACCTGAACCTTGGGTAATTGATTGGTCAGCAGCTCGGCAGTGGCGGTCTCGCGCACACGCAACATAAATAAGTTGTTGAAGTTACCGATGACCTGGCCAGCTTTGGCCCGGTTACCGATCTTGGCTTCAATGTCGCTCATGGTCTGGGTATAGGCTGTGACCTGCATGCCGGCGCCGCCGCCTTTGTTGATCATTGGTATAAATTCTTCGCCCATGAGTTCGTTAAACTCATCGGCATGCACGTTAATCGCCACCTTGGCGCCGGAGGCGCCGGGCAAACCGTCGTCGATGCCGAACTTGTAGATGTGACCTGCGACTGACACCAGGTCGCTGAACATGGAGTTCCCAACGGCCGCAGCCACTTCGGTATCCGACAATGCATCCAGTCCCACATAGACCACCGCTCGTTTCCGGATGACCTGCATCCAGTCGAAGATGGGTCGCGGATCTTCAAGATCCATGTAGTCAGGCGAAAGCAGCTCGGCAATTCGTCCTGTGGTCAGCTTCTCCAGCAGCGGCAGCAGGCTGGCAACGATCTTGTCGAAGTAGGTTTTGTCATAGCGAACTGCTGATCGCAGACCCTCCATCACAGGGTCCGATATGCGCTTCTGAGTCAAGTACATGTCCAAGGCCACTACACGCAGTGGACGGTCCTTCATGGCGAAACTGAGGTTTTTGCGATCGATCTTGCCCTCAAGCTCGACAATGGTCTGCCAGGCCCTGGGGTCATGTTCAGCAAAGTACTTCTGTGCATACTCGATGAATAGCGCATCGATGTTGGTCACATGCTTGAGGATCTGCTC
The sequence above is a segment of the Pseudomonas sp. R76 genome. Coding sequences within it:
- the traD gene encoding type IV conjugative transfer system coupling protein TraD, coding for MAGSFTIEALLRPAVELYTVCVCAAAALLCIFAPWAFALTPLFGVISALGFIGLGYVRLKQALVVLRYRRNIRRLPHYTMTSKDIPVSNERLFIGKGFRWTQKHTQRLMDTYLPKYAEYIEPTSIYTWARRIEERLEFAPFPLKLIAKATSWDVAINPARPLPPVGGLPRLHGIEPNEGDVSMPLGERVGHSLVLGTTRVGKTRLAELFITQDIRRTRRRPRRRVQMRRRVQPVHRSQRSVDKIDEMNLDREVVIVFDPKGDADLLKRMYIECKRAGRLDEFYVFHLGWPDHSARYNAVGRFGRISEVATRIAGQLSGEGNSAAFREFAWRFVNIIARALVALGRRPDYEQILKHVTNIDALFIEYAQKYFAEHDPRAWQTIVELEGKIDRKNLSFAMKDRPLRVVALDMYLTQKRISDPVMEGLRSAVRYDKTYFDKIVASLLPLLEKLTTGRIAELLSPDYMDLEDPRPIFDWMQVIRKRAVVYVGLDALSDTEVAAAVGNSMFSDLVSVAGHIYKFGIDDGLPGASGAKVAINVHADEFNELMGEEFIPMINKGGGAGMQVTAYTQTMSDIEAKIGNRAKAGQVIGNFNNLFMLRVRETATAELLTNQLPKVQVFTSTPASSANDAINGKTAFTSNTHDQIQSVSVPMIEPAHVVALPKGQCFALIEGGNLWKIRMPLPASDPDEVMPKDLQALVEGMRKGSGTNSEWWQAPGYQSLSESLPEDLVDDFRLMANDDKVA
- a CDS encoding TIGR03747 family integrating conjugative element membrane protein; this encodes MADMAEKAQQQQEGQKSFLGMVISAPFHFLGVMFGSLLGAILVEWLCMYVFWPDAGWKHAQQMFEHELGWLSQDLLHSVVIKEPGRTATWLAKTTYDWLMVKSGLQDSINSLTQYARSTSPQHAGMFDLRYELGRVMIKFQDYGLAMLYTVLTFCVRMVILTLTIPLFALAAFTGLVDGLVRRDLRKFGSGRESSYLYHKARGTIIPLAIVPWTIYLAIPISVSPLLILLPCALLLGVSVYITVSSFKKYL
- a CDS encoding UvrD-helicase domain-containing protein — protein: MQWTQEQLPIVDSTAEKLLVQAFAGTGKTTTLVGYATHHASVKMLYLCYNKPVELAAKGRFPRNVVCKTAHGLAYAVYGSQYAAKQTNNLRLTDIARAINTQDWELVRDVLSTLNNFMASADNELGRGHFPRFQGQRMLTSAQERFLDSALGVARIIWNRMIDLQDTGMLITHDGYLKLYQLSKPDLSQRFKAILLDEGQDVNPVIADLVRIQRICKVTVGDPHQQIYRFRGAEDALNSDWMADAERHYLTQSFRFGPAVAHVANIILFYKGETRKLQGLGPKTQVKRALPEDLPHRTYIHRTVTGVIENALSLVASKPKIYWVGGIDSYSLRDLEDLYLFSRNQNQSVQNRKLLRDYRDFSQYVEIAEVSQDSEMLRSIKIIAAYPDLPQRIQTLRSRSVDNELDATITLTTGHKAKGLEWDFVSLYDDFSADPLSPDIDQGRKDDELNLLYVAVTRAMKILALNSMVLSIMQRYVDARTSLAGQVR